A genomic segment from uncultured Alistipes sp. encodes:
- a CDS encoding DUF2971 domain-containing protein, with protein MAELYHYTTTASLLGMLKDCSAEDPYLTIWATHCNYLNDRAEFLLGEELCCKAICEYEEEQCIPENERVRSIVEDSTIKEYNKKSYEVGSALPSRIHEGYPYLFSLSRAKDSLPMWGLYAKDGNGIAIVFDEEALQQEFRGQDCIYCQKDNTLPIKATIAKLYVDNIQLSKEANRLTTILILKLIYKKVSSYIKHKSFEFEQEFRVVATESSHILFREKAGLIVPYVEQKIPVKYIKGIIVGPTADFDRMKEALSIFLINKNINVRKINIIQSEVPYRG; from the coding sequence ATGGCGGAACTGTATCACTATACAACAACAGCAAGTCTTCTTGGAATGTTAAAGGATTGTTCCGCAGAGGATCCTTATCTGACTATATGGGCAACACATTGTAATTATTTGAATGACAGAGCGGAGTTTTTACTGGGAGAAGAACTTTGTTGTAAAGCTATATGTGAGTATGAGGAAGAACAGTGTATTCCTGAAAATGAACGGGTAAGAAGTATTGTAGAGGACTCTACAATAAAAGAATATAATAAAAAATCTTATGAAGTAGGATCTGCATTGCCCTCTCGCATCCATGAGGGTTATCCTTATTTATTCTCTCTTTCTCGGGCAAAAGATTCACTCCCCATGTGGGGATTATATGCCAAAGACGGTAATGGAATAGCTATTGTATTTGATGAGGAAGCACTCCAACAGGAATTTAGAGGGCAGGATTGTATTTATTGTCAAAAAGACAATACCTTACCCATAAAAGCAACAATAGCAAAGTTGTATGTTGATAATATTCAGTTAAGCAAAGAGGCTAATCGTCTTACTACTATATTAATATTAAAATTAATATATAAGAAGGTTAGCTCTTATATCAAACACAAATCATTTGAGTTTGAGCAGGAGTTTAGGGTTGTTGCTACTGAATCTTCCCATATATTATTTAGAGAAAAAGCAGGTCTAATTGTTCCGTATGTTGAGCAAAAAATACCTGTAAAGTATATCAAGGGTATTATTGTAGGTCCTACGGCTGACTTTGACAGGATGAAAGAGGCTCTCTCTATCTTCTTAATAAATAAGAATATTAATGTCCGTAAAATAAATATTATTCAATCGGAAGTACCTTATAGGGGATAA
- a CDS encoding DEAD/DEAH box helicase gives MENLVNISYNQTGASTDVDAMGMREMQRMVYEQRTRKYLLVKAPPASGKSRALMFVALDKLANQGIKKVIVAVPEKTIGRSFKSTELKRFGFFADWQVADYFNLCSGSDDSRKSARFKEFLRNSPNKVLVCTHATLRNALKEVENEELNDCFFGIDEFHHGSADAYNDLGELIRRLITSTSAHIMAMTGSYFRGDQIPILRPEDEQLFMPSVNYDYYRQLNGYKYLKSLGLGYQFYQGKFITAIPEALDTTKKTLIHIPPVQGRESYAKKYDIVADIIAEIGEVVDEDAEHFIKLVRTPDGRILKVGDLVEDNVAQRAALQSYLQRMDRRDALDILIALGTAKEGFDWQWCEVCLTIGMRASMTEVVQIIGRCTRDCEGKTHAQFINLVPCPDAAQEEVSVAVNNMLKAIAVSLLMEQVMAPKWDFRTRRDDDELIADKKNRVLHVEGLAEPTERAKSIIENDITELKATVLSSDILKQAMANDAIAEVITQSLIPKVIQEKYPTLTEEEVECVRQRLVLSMATQGAEITVDEHGREFINIANKFCEKGVELDKLSINLIDSINPFQRAYEIMARSLTPEVLRAIQFSIEEQRSDMTIEEAVLLLKNYLPKYKEEHNGAIPLLSDTEPLAKRIALAIDFVAKKKREYLRTGKL, from the coding sequence ATGGAAAACCTTGTCAATATATCCTACAACCAAACAGGGGCTTCAACGGATGTTGATGCCATGGGTATGCGTGAAATGCAGCGCATGGTCTATGAACAGCGCACCCGCAAGTACCTTCTTGTCAAGGCGCCGCCCGCATCTGGAAAAAGCCGTGCATTGATGTTTGTTGCTCTGGACAAGTTAGCCAATCAAGGGATCAAAAAGGTGATTGTTGCAGTGCCTGAAAAGACGATTGGCCGCTCGTTCAAAAGTACGGAACTCAAGCGCTTTGGATTCTTTGCAGACTGGCAGGTGGCAGACTACTTCAACCTGTGCAGCGGTAGTGATGACAGTCGCAAATCCGCCCGCTTCAAGGAGTTTCTTAGAAACAGTCCCAACAAGGTTCTTGTGTGCACCCATGCCACGCTGCGCAATGCCTTGAAAGAGGTGGAGAATGAGGAGCTGAACGACTGTTTCTTTGGGATTGATGAATTCCATCATGGTTCAGCAGATGCCTACAATGATTTGGGAGAACTGATCCGCCGGTTGATAACCTCTACATCTGCTCACATTATGGCTATGACGGGTTCCTACTTCCGTGGAGATCAGATTCCTATTCTCCGCCCAGAAGACGAGCAGCTATTCATGCCTTCTGTGAACTATGATTATTACAGACAGCTCAATGGCTACAAATACCTCAAAAGTCTGGGATTAGGTTATCAATTCTATCAAGGAAAATTCATTACGGCAATTCCTGAGGCTCTGGACACAACCAAGAAGACCTTGATTCACATCCCGCCTGTACAAGGCAGGGAATCCTATGCAAAGAAATATGACATTGTAGCTGACATTATTGCAGAGATTGGCGAGGTAGTGGATGAGGATGCAGAACACTTTATCAAACTGGTTCGCACGCCTGACGGCAGAATCCTCAAGGTGGGAGATCTGGTTGAGGATAATGTGGCACAACGCGCTGCACTGCAAAGCTATCTGCAACGGATGGATAGACGGGATGCTTTGGACATTCTGATTGCTTTGGGCACAGCAAAAGAGGGATTTGATTGGCAATGGTGTGAGGTGTGTCTAACTATTGGAATGCGTGCCTCCATGACTGAGGTCGTGCAGATTATTGGTCGTTGTACAAGAGATTGTGAGGGAAAAACACATGCTCAGTTTATTAATCTTGTGCCTTGCCCTGATGCAGCACAGGAAGAGGTCAGCGTGGCTGTAAACAATATGTTGAAGGCAATAGCAGTCTCATTGCTCATGGAGCAGGTGATGGCTCCCAAGTGGGATTTCCGTACCAGACGAGATGATGACGAGCTGATCGCAGACAAAAAGAACAGAGTGCTTCATGTAGAAGGTTTGGCTGAGCCTACGGAACGTGCCAAATCCATTATTGAGAATGATATTACAGAGTTGAAAGCAACGGTTCTGTCAAGTGATATTTTGAAGCAGGCAATGGCAAATGATGCAATTGCAGAAGTTATCACACAAAGTTTGATTCCAAAGGTTATTCAAGAAAAATACCCAACTCTGACGGAGGAGGAGGTAGAATGTGTACGTCAGCGGTTAGTTCTCTCTATGGCAACACAGGGAGCAGAGATAACGGTTGATGAACACGGGCGTGAGTTCATTAACATTGCCAATAAATTCTGTGAGAAAGGTGTTGAACTGGATAAGTTGTCAATCAACTTAATTGATAGTATTAATCCATTCCAACGTGCTTATGAGATCATGGCAAGATCTCTTACACCTGAGGTTTTACGAGCCATTCAATTCAGTATTGAAGAACAGCGCTCTGATATGACCATTGAGGAGGCTGTACTTCTGCTGAAGAATTATTTGCCCAAATACAAAGAGGAGCATAATGGAGCAATACCTTTACTAAGCGATACTGAACCATTGGCCAAAAGAATTGCCTTGGCTATTGATTTTGTAGCCAAAAAGAAACGTGAATACTTACGAACTGGCAAGCTATGA